GATAACCAAGCAAGTGCATCGATTATTAAATATGATGCTTATTTAATGGATATTTTAAAAATGATTTATAAATTAGCATCAAATTATCGACTTTCTGATTTAACTAAATATATTAGTGCTTGTTATCTAACAGAAGTATTTGTTGATTTAGTTTAATTAATAAATTAATGTGAATTAAAGATATAAAAAAGTAAAATTTTATATGTCTTTAATTTATATATAATGTCAGATAAGATTTTAGGCTTAAGTAGTTCAGTAGCTAATGAACGTTATCAAAAAAATGGGCCAAATGCAATTAATAATGAAAAAAAGAAGAACTATTTTTTAGTCTTCTTAAGTCAATTCAAAGACTTAATGATTATCATTTTATTAATTGCAACCATTGCATCATTTGTTGTAGCGATATTAGCTGGTATTAGATTAAAATGGGATTTTGAAGCAGAAGACAGTGCTTTGAAAATTGAATTCGTTCAACCATTTATTATTTTATTCGTAATCATTGTTAACTCCTTGATTGGGACTGTCCAAGAAATTAAATCAGATCAAGCAGTTAAATCCTTAAACAAATTGAACATCACTAAATCCAAGGTTTATCGGGATAATAATTTAATCAATTTAGATTCAACGCAATTAGTGGTTGGTGATTACATTGTTCTTGAAGCTGGTGATGTGATTCCTGCTGATTGTCGTATTATTGAAAGCAGTAATCTTTATTCAAATCAATCAATTTTAACAGGTGAATCATTGCCAGTTAAAAAAGGTGTTTATTCAAACAATGAAGGCGATAAGCTGCCTAATATTGAACGTAATGATTATTTATTTTCAGGTTGTTCAATTACCAATGGCCATGCTTTATGCGAAGTAATCAATACAGGGATTAATACTGAGATTGGTAAGATCTCTTCATTAGTTAATCAACAAAAGAAACAATTATCACCATTACAAATTAAGTTAGAAAAACTTTCTAAAGTTTTTGGTTATAGTGGAATTGTGTTATTCATTATTGCTTTCATTATTCAAATTCTTTTAAGTGGTGTTAGTAATTTTGAAACAAGCTGACCATTAGCATTAACTGCTTCGATTTCATTAGCTGTGGCGGCCGTTCCTGAGGGGTTGAGCACTTTTGTGTCGATCATTTTGGCATTAGGTATTAAAAACATTGCCAAAGAAAAAGCGCTAGTCAAACATCTTTCGTCCATCGAAACATTAGGATCGGCTGCTGTTATTTGTTCAGATAAAACAGGAACGATTACCAAAAACCAAATGACAGTTGTTGGTTTATGAACTGATGGAAATGAAGGTGTTAAAGATTTAAAAGATGAACATAAGAATTTATTAATTAATTCTGTATTGTGTTCAACAGCCAAAATTAATTATGATGAAAATAACAAAATGGTTGAAGTTGGTGATCCAACAGAAACAGCATTAATTCGTTTTGGGATTGAAAATAATTTTTATAACACCAAAGATTTTAGCCACTATCAAATTAAAGTTAATCCTTTTGATTCTGTCAAAAAAATGATGTCAGTTCAGATCTTTGATGAGAATACTAAAAAAGGTTATTTAATTGTTAAAGGTGCTTTTGAATCAATTGTTAATGTATCTGACAAAAACAAAGTTGATATCTACAAAGAACAGATTAAAAATTATGCTGATTTAAGCTATCGAACTTTGACCGTTGCTTATAAAGAAATTGATAAAATTTACGATAATTTTGAAGAAATTGAAAACAATTTACGCCTTCAAGGAATTATTGCTTTAATTGATCCACCAAGAGAAGAAGTTATTCATGCTGTAAATTTAGCTAAGTCAGCTGGAATCAAACCAATTATGATTACAGGTGATGACTTAAATACTGCTAAAGCAATTGCTAAACAAGTTAATATTTTTGATGAATCAACCGATCTTGCAATCAACTCGCAAATGCTAAATGAGATCGATGATGAAACTTTAAAAAAAGATATTCAAAAATATTCAGTATACGCAAGAATGTCACCAGAAGATAAGATGCGTATTATTGATGCTTGACAAGCCAACGAGCAAGTTGTTGCCATGACTGGTGATGGTGTAAATGATGCACCAGCTCTTAAAAAAGCTGACATTGGTTGTGCGATGGGGATTACTGGAACTGATGTTGCCAAAGAAACTGCTGATATGATTATTGTTGATGATAACTTTTCAACAATTATTAAATCAGTTGAATCTGGTAGAAGAATTTATCAAACAATCAAGAAGGTTATTCAAAACTTATTAATTAGTTCAATTGCTGAAATTGTCGTTGTTTTATTAGGATTAATCATTTTAATTCCTGCATTTAAAGCTGTATTTAATAACAACCAAAATGTTTTAGATTACTTATCAACAACAAACAAAACTGTAGATGATTTATTCAAAGAATTCAGCATCTTTTCAGCAGCTCAGTTGTTGTGAATTAATATCTTGACACACGGTTTTCCAGCAATTGCACTAGGGTTGCAAAAATCTAAAAATGATGTGATGAATGTTCGACCATTCTATAAGTATGAAAATATTTTTGCTAGAAGAATGGGGATTGATCTAATTTGACAATCAACTTTTATTGCAACATTAACTTTACTAGCATACAGTTTAGGAATTTTATACGCAATTAACAATAATCAAATCGAATCATTTAATGCAATTGGTTCATCAATGGCGTTCATGGTTTTAGGATTATCAGCTTCAATTCATTCGTTGAATTTAATGACGGATCAATCATTGTTAAAATCATCACCAAAATACTACAGTTTAGTTTATATTAGTGCAGTGTTTTCTATCTTCTTAATTTTATTAGTTTCACTAGTGGGACCAATTGCAAAAGTGTTTCATATGGACGATAAATTTACGCAAAAACCACAATTAGTTGGTTATAGTATTTTGATGGGGATTAGCTTAACAATCATTATGGAATTTTACAAACTAATTATCCGTAAGAAAAATCAAACAAATTCAGCAATTAAACATTTTGAAATGATTAAAAAATCAACAAGAAAATCAGTTGCTAAATAATTAAATAATAAATGCTTGATAATATATTATTTTTTTATAATAGAATTGAAAAACTACATATAAAAAGGAAATAAAAAAATTCGAAAATTATGCAACTTATTGAAATAAAAGAATTACTTAGCACGCATGCTAAAAGAGAAGGTGAAGAGGTCGTTTTAGTCGGAAGTTTTAAATCAATTCGTTCTTCTGCAGCGATTGGTTTTATTGCTTTTAACGATGGAACATCACTTGAAAGTGTTCAAGTGGTTTTCAAAAAAGACGAAATCAAAAACTTTGATGAAATTGCTAAGTTAAATTTAGCTTCAACAATTTTAATTAAAGGTCTTGTTAGAAACACACCTTCAAAACAACAACCGTTTGAAATTCAAGCTTCTAAGGTATTAGTATTAAAAGAAGCAGATGCTTCTTACCCATTACAAAAGAAAGCCCACGGACCTGAATTCTTACGTGAAAATGCTCACCTAAGACCAAAAACAAACAAGTTCTATGCGATTATGAAAATCCGCAGCGAACTAGCTAATGCGTTTTTTGAATTTTTTAAGAATAATGACTTTTTATATGTACATTCACCAATTATTACTTCAAACGATGCAGAAGGTGCTGGTGAATCATTTGAAGTAAGAACTGATAGTGATGAAAACTACTTTGGTCGTAAAGCTAGTTTAACAGTAAGTGGACAATTTGGTGCTGAAGCTTATGCGCAAGCATTCAAACGTGTATTTACTTTTGGACCAACTTTCCGTGCTGAAAAATCACACACTTCAAAACACTTATCAGAATTCTGAATGATTGAACCAGAAGTTTCATTAATGGACTTAGAAAAACTAACAATCTTAATGGAACAATGTGTTAAACATTCAATTTACTACCTATTAGAATACGCTAAACCAGAATTAGAATGATGTGATGCAAACTTACAACCTGGTTTATTAGAAAAACTAAACTTAATCGTTAATAACAATTTCCCTCGTGTTGAATACAAAGAAGCAATTGAAATCTTGAAAAAAGCAGTTGCTGACGGTGTTGATTTCGAAGTTAAAGACATCCACTTTGGTATGGATTTAAAAACTGAACACGAAAGATACATATGTGAACAAGTTTATAAATGCCCGGTGTTTATTATTAACTATCCAAAAGCAATTAAAGCATTCTACATGAAACAAAACGATGATGGTTTAACTGTTGCTGCTACTGATTTATTAGCACCAGGAATTGGTGAAATCTGTGGTGGTTCTCAAAGAGAAGATAGTTACAACAAACTATTAAACCGTTGTTTAGAAATCGGTTTAGATCCAGAATTCAACAACCTACAATGATACTTAGATCTACGTAAGTATGGTTATTACCGTTCTGCTGGTTTTGGTCTAGGATTTGACCGTTTATTAATGTATGTAACAGGATGCGATAACATTCGTGATGTTATTCCGTTCCCTCGTTTCCATGGGCAACTTGATTTTTAGAAATATCCCCAACATCTTAACAAGTTTACGGATTTTATTATTAATCC
The Mycoplasma sp. E35C DNA segment above includes these coding regions:
- a CDS encoding cation-transporting P-type ATPase yields the protein MSDKILGLSSSVANERYQKNGPNAINNEKKKNYFLVFLSQFKDLMIIILLIATIASFVVAILAGIRLKWDFEAEDSALKIEFVQPFIILFVIIVNSLIGTVQEIKSDQAVKSLNKLNITKSKVYRDNNLINLDSTQLVVGDYIVLEAGDVIPADCRIIESSNLYSNQSILTGESLPVKKGVYSNNEGDKLPNIERNDYLFSGCSITNGHALCEVINTGINTEIGKISSLVNQQKKQLSPLQIKLEKLSKVFGYSGIVLFIIAFIIQILLSGVSNFETSWPLALTASISLAVAAVPEGLSTFVSIILALGIKNIAKEKALVKHLSSIETLGSAAVICSDKTGTITKNQMTVVGLWTDGNEGVKDLKDEHKNLLINSVLCSTAKINYDENNKMVEVGDPTETALIRFGIENNFYNTKDFSHYQIKVNPFDSVKKMMSVQIFDENTKKGYLIVKGAFESIVNVSDKNKVDIYKEQIKNYADLSYRTLTVAYKEIDKIYDNFEEIENNLRLQGIIALIDPPREEVIHAVNLAKSAGIKPIMITGDDLNTAKAIAKQVNIFDESTDLAINSQMLNEIDDETLKKDIQKYSVYARMSPEDKMRIIDAWQANEQVVAMTGDGVNDAPALKKADIGCAMGITGTDVAKETADMIIVDDNFSTIIKSVESGRRIYQTIKKVIQNLLISSIAEIVVVLLGLIILIPAFKAVFNNNQNVLDYLSTTNKTVDDLFKEFSIFSAAQLLWINILTHGFPAIALGLQKSKNDVMNVRPFYKYENIFARRMGIDLIWQSTFIATLTLLAYSLGILYAINNNQIESFNAIGSSMAFMVLGLSASIHSLNLMTDQSLLKSSPKYYSLVYISAVFSIFLILLVSLVGPIAKVFHMDDKFTQKPQLVGYSILMGISLTIIMEFYKLIIRKKNQTNSAIKHFEMIKKSTRKSVAK
- the asnS gene encoding asparagine--tRNA ligase, whose product is MQLIEIKELLSTHAKREGEEVVLVGSFKSIRSSAAIGFIAFNDGTSLESVQVVFKKDEIKNFDEIAKLNLASTILIKGLVRNTPSKQQPFEIQASKVLVLKEADASYPLQKKAHGPEFLRENAHLRPKTNKFYAIMKIRSELANAFFEFFKNNDFLYVHSPIITSNDAEGAGESFEVRTDSDENYFGRKASLTVSGQFGAEAYAQAFKRVFTFGPTFRAEKSHTSKHLSEFWMIEPEVSLMDLEKLTILMEQCVKHSIYYLLEYAKPELEWCDANLQPGLLEKLNLIVNNNFPRVEYKEAIEILKKAVADGVDFEVKDIHFGMDLKTEHERYICEQVYKCPVFIINYPKAIKAFYMKQNDDGLTVAATDLLAPGIGEICGGSQREDSYNKLLNRCLEIGLDPEFNNLQWYLDLRKYGYYRSAGFGLGFDRLLMYVTGCDNIRDVIPFPRFHGQLDF